Within Brienomyrus brachyistius isolate T26 chromosome 20, BBRACH_0.4, whole genome shotgun sequence, the genomic segment tgtattatttttttttttttagtgggcCTAATTAAAACGAGGCTGGCAGCCACTACTTCATTGCCTCTTCTAAGCTGAAATAGTACAGAGAAGGAGAAATAAGAGCTGCTGTCCTGTAATATTGACCTTAAATACAGCAGCACTTCTCGAAAAACAAAGCAAGCTGTTCATATTCGGTTGATAATGGACCTAAGCCATGACCGTGCTAAGTGGCTATGATGGTCTATATCAGTGTttgccaacccagtcctcagggaccactAGCtgggccatgtttttgctccctcccagctccatgccAGACAGTCTATATTTTTGCTActgggtgctggggggggagcaaaaacatgaactgtctgcAGATCCCCAGTaaacggattgggaaacactggtctatttGATAGAGACACGTAGGTCAATGTGATCGAGCTATACTGCTGGATCTGGTAAACAGGGCTAGAAGGAGTAAGGGCTCACGATGATGGTGAGTCTCAGCAAAGAACTGGAGCGGTagttcatcacattgtgggtcaccatctccaagtccacaaTGTGTTCCCGTGGACCCGTCAGGGGCTTGGTCAGCACCAGCATGGCGCTCACATTGTTCGTGCGCTGCAGAACGAACCAGGAGAACATTACAAGGCCAAAAAGTACAAAGATAATATTAATATAGTCAGCTATAGAAACAGCAACATTGTTGTACTTTATGTATGCGTGcatatttacacatgctgtacatatacatacagtGTGGTGCAAAAGGCAATCAATGAAAATTATgatcaaatgatcttcatgctgGCATAAAACAATGATTTAATGTCTGTCAAACATTATTAGcgaaacctctcctaaagtcatcctagtatttgcattGACAACCCAATACACATGTGTAATTGTTGACtcaaccactagcacaccttgtGAGGCTAATCAGTACTTCATCACGTTAATCAATTAGTAGAGATAATTAAGTGACTTGATGGTGAAATCTGACAAATATGTGCAATGGCAGGggcctgaggagaggtttgtgaACTGTGAacattcatctatccatccaatatccattttccaaacccacTGTCCTACTCAGGGTCATGGGTTGATCCagtgcctatcccggaagctacgggcacaaggcagggaacaacccaggatggggcacacaCTCTATTCATACCTACAGATCTCCTGGCAACTTCAATTcacctcagcatgcttttggactgtggggggaaaccacagAATCCAGTGGAAACCCcataacgacatggggagaacatgcaaactccacaacttCCAGTGGGCCGACTGATCAATACTTTTGCACTGAATTGACGCCATAAGTATGGTGTAGCTGTGTGCTCAATGCCGAACCCTACATCATAGCCTGATGTGCCCCTCACCAGAAATGTAACTACACACCCCTGATTAGTCTCCTTTTATGGGAGCAAAGAAAGCTGTACATACATTCTAGTTGCACTTATATTGCTCATTGAAACTGAAGCGCCATTTATATCCAGAGGTGGGCAGTAAGAAGCTGTTTCGGTGCTCGGCCCTAATTGTCTTAAGGTGAAGTATGCAGTGAAAAATACTATTGGACAATATTGGACACCGAATGTCACAGGACACAAAAATagagcaattagcaagcagcagtgctgtgctGTTGAACTTGTAAATGAACTTGCTACACTGCTAGTGCCATTTTAGTTACGAACTTCAACATGCGTAGGTCACAGCGTGGGCTCATTGCAGAAGAACAGGGTAGGCCTGAGGCAGCAGTACTAACCAACCAATAAgttcttattattttattgtattactgttgTACATAGTGCAATGTTTTGTTCTAAGGAAATATGCACTAATTACTCAGATAAGAAGTTGTACTGGATCGTATAATGTGtatttataaattatatatatatataacatatattaccagtcaaaagtttttgcacacaatgagattttctacatttgcacaTTACTCACTTAAAATGTACTAAAACACACTCTATTTGTTTTGCTAactttacagtatgttcaccatttgagtaactttattagcaagaaaatgtcaaatCTTTCATTAATCAAAATAACCTCAAGCAGTTTTAACAGCGTAAGTAGAGTAAATTTGAGGCATTATTTCTATAAGGGACATTAATACTGCTTTGTTTCATAGGATGAAACATTTATAGTTAAAAGACTAATTTGACtgtgccatcaccacacaaccagtgaataggatgtcagacatgcattgttacatactctttccatatTATAAAGGAATcgtgttttatttgacttttatttaatttttatttatagttGGCCACCCAACTTTCTGATGCTTAATTAGAATAACAAATCTGcagttatgaaataaatggaaacatGGCAAAAACCTGTGGTGTGCAAAAACTTTTAACTATATATTTTGGTTatatactgcatgtattatatatataactatatatatagtataaatatatatatatatatatatatatatatatatatatatatatatatatataaaagacaTATAATAGCAAATGGAAAGCTATGTTCTTCCAAAGATTTACAGAGTGCACATCTGACGGGGGATAGctggagtctcaccctcatgaAGAACTCTCTGCCCTCGTTGCCCGACTTGATCCGGAAGGTGTTGATTGCATTGGTATAGAAGGTAGTAGcctgaatttgaaaaatgtcTGCTGGCACAGTTCGGTCGGACAGGACGCTCATGTATTTGTAGACAATGGAAGTTGGAAGCCCATGACAGAGCGTCGGTGACTGGCAGCTGCAGCGGCTGGGAGCAAAGAAACACAAAAACAGTCCAGCTCCTGTGCGAGAATGTGAGCTGGGAGAGCTGGGAGAGCTGGGAGAGCTGGGACAGCTGCCCTAGCTCATCTTATCCCCCAGACAGTAGTTTCACTATAAAGCAAAATacttcataattttttttctctgcacAAGCAACATTTAATACACTTTATTTTGTCATGTCTGGCAACGTTCATTTCGATAAAcacattatacattttttgtgCTAATTTTAAAACAGATAATCAAGaattaaaaacactttataaaCAAACCGGAGAAATAAAAAGCAAAAGTATTTTTGATTGTGTATATTAAGGATTAGAAACAATGTTTCAGTTTTCAGAATTTCTTTTAGTTTCTGTTTGTTTTAGTTAGTGATTAAAGCTGTTATTATTATGCTTCAACATATTGTCACTGTTCCTAACATATACGTGACAGttacatttaaatattaataaacaAAGTGTACATTAAACATTATTCTGGTTGTCTTAAAAGATATTTTGGCATTTCCTTCTATTTGGTTTTAAAGGTTTAGATATATGGATTTAGTTTAACAGCTGAGTTAACCCGAAATTATTAAACATGCCGTCATGGCGTCAATTTTTGCAGAGGCTGCAACGATGCAATCCAATTGATGCATGTTATGGTGGAAACCCAGGGAGTCACTGTTGGACACTTGCTGTGAGGCAAGCTTTCAAACTGAATAAGCTGAATAATGTTCATATGGGGGTCACCTGAGAGCTGAAAGGCATTGACCAGCCAGAAGGGCTACAGTTAAGGCAGTTGAGAAGATCAATGCTCATGCATAGAAGGAATTTAGAGATGCAATAGAGAGCAACATTCAGGTGGCCCCAAAGATGTTTTGCCAAAATAGGCCGTGACTGACGCTCccttacaatgcaggtaatgtgcctcattcgtgACTCCTTTAGCAGCCGCTCgttcgacacaaagtcaaagcagcggaacccaaggattctctgaagaAACAATCGAAGAGGAGTCCAGTCTCTGtttcagctcactggatagtgtccatgtctcacagccatgcagcaagacagggagcaccaggactttaaagacttggacctttgtcctcttgcaaagatatcgggAGCCACACACCCattccagtgacctcatgaccccccataCCCTCCCCAATCTGTCTGTTGACGTCACAGGAAGAGTCactagagacatgaatgtcactgccaAGGTAGGTAAATGTCTTGACAAGGTCGACATTCTCCCCGCAGACACATTACTGATAGCTGTGCCTAAGAAGTAATTAAAGACCaggatcttggtctttatcctGGACACACGCAACCCCAGATATTCAGACTCCTCGCTCAGTCTCTGGACAGCCCCgttcagagcctccattgactctgctaagatcacagcatcatcagcaaagtcaagatcagtaaatctttcttcaccaacagaCGCCACACAGCCGCTGGACCCCATTTCCCAGCCCAACACCAAGTCCATACAAGTATTAAACAGGGTTAGGGGCAAGAACACAACCCAGGagaaccccagaatcaactgggaagaatgcagaggttctccctccactctgcacagcactcacagtacagGCCGGACGCAACTTCCAGTAACTTCAGGGAGATCCGGTGACGTCATATAGGTCACTATAGGGTTTGgtgatataaataatatattgacttTTCATCCTATTAAatttaaatgacaaaaaaatggGAAACTTCAATACACTGTTGATAAGGAACATTGCTTGATAGCACACATTACATCACAGAAGTTAATATAATGCAAACAATCATGCGGTAATCTTGGACAGCCTATACCCAACAAGCCCACAGCAAGGTTGGTTGAGTCAATGTCAGTCAGGTTCCCTGGAATGAGTGGCAAGCAGTCAGAGACATCCCAGCAATAAACCAATGTCAGTGTTTTCTAATGCTGTGCCTTGCAACAAAAAAACCTGATTTctgtatgatttatttattaaatttagattttcGTTTGCACTTCGATCAATTTGTCGTCTGTTTCAGGGAAATCGTAAGATAAGGCTCTATTTTTGTGTAAAACTGAAGTAAAGAAATAATGACTTTGATTATACCATGGTAATTATTAATATCGACTGAAAAATTGTTACAAAAGATTTTGCCATATCATCCAGCCCAACACGATGGTAGGTAGTTAATGCTAGTTAGTAGCCAGTTAGATACTGCTGACACAACTCAGACGGCTAGAGCCTACGACTGGATGAGTAAGCAGGGCTGGTGGTCCCTATTTTTTAAAAGGGGGACCAGCTTGTGCAACTGTAGGTGATGAGAGCTTCTTAGCCTCCTAGGAAAGCCTTTGCCAGGGGACTGGAAAGGAGAGTCCAACCGCAATAATTAAACAATGCAGGAAGAAAGGAGGAACAAAGATGCAGGAAAGTTCATGGAAATATGCAAACACACCTTACATGTGCTTTGTAGACCTGCAGAAAGCTTGTGACCATGTGCCCTAACACATATTGTAGGAGATACTGCAGCATGCTGTTCGGTCTCTGTGTGAATACAGTAAGAGTTGTGTCCACATTCTTGGCACAAAACTGAAGCCGTTAAGAGTGGGTGTTGGTCCCCACCAAGGGTGCGTCTCGTCTCCACGCCTGTTTGTGATTTTCATGGACAGGATATTGAGCCACAGCTGTCTAAGGGTGTCCGGTTTGAGGGACAAGAAGTGACATCTCTGCGATTTACAGATTATGTCATGCTTTCTGCCTCATCCAACCAGGACCTCCTGTACAGTATGTACTTCACTGATTCAATGCCAGGGTTAAGTGGGGGGGATCTGATTTAGTGCCACACGATTCTGGGGAAAATATGAATCAGTTGTTTTTTCACTCAGAATCAAGATCTCGATTTTCTGTTATGAATCTTGCACAATATATTTCTCTCCAAATTATTACTTTGTATTACATATTGTCAGACAGAATAAACAATGTATAGAGATCTCATGAGAGCATGTATACTTGTAATGTGCCATTTGCGTCACTTGTATGGCACTTTAGACAAAAGTGTatgctaaatattttaaatgtaccttcattggccactttattaggtatatCAAGGCATAGGGTGGACCCCATTTTGCCTTTAAACACCCATAATTGTTCATGACAGATTCAACAAGGTGCTTGTAACATTTCTCTGAGATTTTGGTCCATGTTAACATGATAGCATCATGCCAGTTGCTGCCAATTTGATGACTGTACCTTCATGATGCAAATCTCCTGTTTCATCACATCCCATAAGTGCTCTAttagattgagatctggtgactgtggagaccATTTCAGTACAGTGTCACATTCAAGGAACCAGTCTGAGATAATATGAGCTTTGTGACATGGTgtgttatcctgctggaagtagcctttaggagctgggtacactgtggtcataaagggatggacttGGTCAACAACAATGCCCAGGTGGGCTGTGACATTTAAGTAAAGCGCAGTTGGTACTAAGGCACCCAAAGTGTGCCAGAGCTAAACACGCAATAGCTGAAATAATGGAGATGATCGCATTGGACAATCAGCCATGTTCCACAGCTGAGTATGAGGGATTTTGTCAGTTCATGCACTACTTAGAAGACGTCTCAAAGTACCAGCTATAATGTTTATacgtaattcattattaaatctgccctttgcggacagcttactctacaaagagcaagttgagggaggcgtaaatactaaaaatgaattattattaatattagtttttcacagaataaaaatatGAAAGAACATTATTCCCTTAATCTATACTGACAAGCTTGGCAAGTTTCACTACCGGTGATTTGTTTCAGTGAAATTTCACAAAAATATACAGGTCATCAGTAATGGTAGAGgtgaggagcatgcactgattacagcgcCACCAcaagacaaaccacctcagggatgagagcctgagtgcagccatgcggCTTGTGATAccgcagcaccacactagtccgaaGGGTAGGTAGGATTGTGATTCAGCTTAGAATGAGATCGCATTGAGGTATGAATCAAGATTGCGAATCAGCCTAGAATGAGATCGCATGGAGGTATGAATCGAGATCGCGATTCAGCCTAGGATGAGATCGCATGGAGGTATGAATCGAGATTGCGATTCAGCCTAGGATGAGATCGCATGGAGGTATGAATCGAGATCGTGATTCAGCCTAGGATGAGATCACATGGAGGTATGAATCGAGATCGCGATTCAGCCTAGGATGAGATCACATGGAGGTATGAATCGAGATTGTGATTCAGCCTAGTATGAGATCGCATTGAGGTATGAATCGAGATCGCGATTCAGCCTAGGATGAGATCGCACGGAGGTATGAATCGAGATTGCGACTCAGCCTAGGATGAGATCGCATGGAGGTATGAATCGAGATTGCGATTCAGCCTAGAATGAGATCGCATGGAGGTATGAATAGAGATTGCGATTCAGCCTAGGATGAGATGTAGCAGCGCTTGGTTTGATGCAATGGATCTCCCTGCTAAGACAAACATGACAGAATCTATGTCCTGTAAGAATGAGATCGCACGGAGGTATGAATCGAGATTGCGACTCAGCCTAGGATGAGATCACATGGAGGTATGAATCGAGATTGCGACTCAGCCTAGGATGAGATCGCATTGAGGTATGAATCAAGATTGCGAATCAGCCTAGAATGAGATCGCATGGAGGTATGAATCGAGATCGCGATTCAGCCTAGGATGAGATCGCATGGAGGTATGAATCGAGATTGCGATTCAGCCTAGGATGAGATCGCATGGAGGTATGAATCGAGATCGTGATTCAGCCTAGGATGAGATCGCATGGAGGTATGAATCGAAATCGCGATTCAGCCTAGGATGAGATCACATGGAGGTATGAAACGAGATCGCGATTCAGCCTAGGATGAGATCACATGGAGGTATGAATCGAGATTGTGATTCAGCCTAGTATGAGATCGCATTGAGGTATGAATCGAGATCGCGATTCAGCCTAGGATGAGATCGCACGGAGGTATGAATCGAGATCGCGACTCAGCCTAGGATGAGATCGCATGGAGGTATGAATCAAAATTGCGATTCAGCCTAGGATGATATCACATGGAGGTATGAATCGAGATCGCGATTCACCCTAGAATCAGATCGCATGGAGGTATAAAGCGAGATCGCGATTCAGCCTAGGATGAGATGTAGGTATGATGAAAAGAATAAGATTGCAAGCACAAGCGGCAGAGATGAGGTTTCTCCACAGCATTCTTGAATTCAGGCACGTCCTCCAGGCTGCATTGGAGAGATCATATCACCCAGGTGGCTGGGACCTAGGGATGCTCCAGCATGAGCAGTGGCCTTGGAAAGGGAGGCCCAAGCTTCCCGGCCATGCATGTCAGCCCCAGATCCTCACCATAAAAATTActtttatgaatgttttttcTACTTTTTTTGTGGTTATTTCAAACACACATGCCTTGTATTATTTCAGGgattttttatattaaaaataagtCAAGAATAATCTTTGATTCGtttctgttttttatttatttatttatttagtactTACTTTCTACCCACCCCCTTACTGCACAGCATTATACATTATTTACTTTTAGTAACGTAAAACTATTTGCGTCATGCTCCATTAATTAGTCTTTTGCAGGCTTCTGCCATTATGTATAGTTTTTATGTCAGACATAGTTCTTTGTAAGTATaaaaatttgaatttttgtgttaCTTTGGCTCAGGAGATGGAGATTTCAGGTTTTTCTGATGCGATGTATGCTAGATTCATATAGGGGAAATTGTGATGTTAAATATACCCCAAACTGAAACTATACTGGATTCTATATGCTGATCATCTTTATAACAAAGTTTCTTCAGAGGTTAATTACAAATGACTAATTTGTATTTGATATGCAGCTGATCATAAGTTCAGTGAAATAAATGGTCTCCTGTCCTAGGCGGGCTGGTGAAGTATGTACTCGGTTCAGTTCACTTTTTAGCAAACATACAGACTTACTTTTCTGCTGTCCTGACGTAGGGCTCATGACAGGGGTTTCTGGGGTAACAGCGGTATCCACTATTGTAATTCCAGCACCTCTGATCGTCTTCACACTCGTGTCCTGTTTCACACTCGTTGATGTCTGCCCATAAATATAAAACGAGCCTGGTTAAAAACCACCAGGAATTACAGAAACGCCGACTTAAGGCCAGATAAAGATGGGTTGTAAAACGTGTCACATTGCAATAAATGTTTGCCATTAGTTTCTTCAGTAGTATAACCACTATGGCCGTTTAGCATAAAATGCACTGCAAGGGAATGTAGAATTTTATCTACTTCATCACAGTCAGCTTTTCCAGAGCAGTAACCAATAAGCAGACAACACACAAGCTTGGTAAATTCCACAATCAACATTTCTTTCCATTACTTGCCTACCTTACCTAAAATGTAATAGCAATATTGACATTTCTCTTATGGTTCAGTACTCTGTGTACATGAGCTAAAAGTCAAGACTTGAATTTAAAACATCAGTTTGAAACCCAGCTGCACAGCGGAATGTCCTACATAATTTTCATAATACGAACAAACAGAATACAGCAACAGCTTCACAAATATCATCCCAGGCAAGACTGTACTCCACTGTAAGCACTCAGCCAGAGTACGCTGGATACAAATCCCTTCCCATCCCCTCTTTTAACTTGCTAGAAAGACAAGTAGATAAGCACACAAAGGTATGTTTTAATATACGATGAGGGTGCTTGACTGATTTGACCTTCTTTCCAAGAATCTACACCTCCAAGAAAGAACTTGCCCACATTCCTGGTTGTGCGTCTAACAGTGAAGTTAATACGCGCATCGTCTTTTTTTAAAGGCCGTGCTGGGCAGAGCAGCCCTGGAATGAGAACTTCGCAGCGTTTGAGAGCCAGTCGGCCAGCACCTTGACACATTCTTGATCCCCGGTATCCTTCTGGGCATGTGCAGACGTATGTCCCGGGCTGGTTCACACACTGATACTGGCATGTGTAACTGGATAAGCTGCACTCGTCAATATCTGGacagaaataaaacaataacacaCTTGTGAAAGTCAATAGGCTGCGAAAGTAAACTCTGCCATCAGATAACAATAGACAAATTGGAAATCTTCACATTCCACTTTTGCTAACAAAAGAGTCTTGGCCTGTGATTCTATAGTCATAGTTTTGGCATTATAGACTAGAGGTCGACCAATCAATAAGCCAGAAGAAAGGCCGATCTTTAAGCATTTCATGCCAGTTGCCATCGGCTGATTAATCAGACTGCACGGCCGATACAGTGATGGCTGTGACTGACGTCCAGCCACATGGGTCCTCGCTTCTCAGTCCTGTAGTGTGATTTATCAGCACCTACAGCAGGGAACCTGTGTGGCTTCATGCCTGAGGTTCAGCCACAGGGTCCCTCGCTTCTCAGTGCTGTAATGTGATTACACAGCCGAAGGAGTTCAGCTCACACTGCTTTGATGTGTCATGGCTAGCTATTCAGCATCACTTGGCTCGCATCCAGGAAGTGGCATCTGCGCAGTTCTGACAGGCCGGAAACGTACCGTGGCAGGAGACCATGTTGGAAGCCAGCTCGTATCCAGGTTCGCAGATGCACAGGAAGGATCCCATGGTGTTGTAGCACTGGTGCTGGCACGGATTGCTGACCTCACATTCGTTCACATCTGAAACGAACGGTGACTGCATTGTCATTCCATCAATGACATCACAATGGCATCACAACATAAAACACTCTAATTCAACCCCCTGTCCAAATGCAGGGTGGTAGGGAGTGTGGAACCCATCCTGGGAGACAGGGGCACAAAACACAAATTTGCGCACAGATTAGAGGGGTGGAGTTAGCTCCCCAGCTGAAGGGGTGGGAGGAGTCAGGGCCACCCACGGAACCACTGCGCACCACATTCCTTCACAATAATACTGAGAAAGTTACACaacaataacatttttttacttGAGAGGGAAGAAGTAACTTAGTAATTCAATTACTGCTCAAGTAGAAATCATGAAAAATATATAGTACCGTATATAGtatagtaacaggaaaaacatgtactgttatgattgattaatgatgaacgagcATGAGATCAATACGTAACTAACGCtggttaatccatccatccatccatccatcaattttttgtaaccgcttgtcctgttcagggttgccGTGGATCAGGATTGATTAACAATGCGAGCAGCACGCACTGTTTAATGAAGCTTTCTGAGAACGGAATGACACCTGTGcagtcactgtaaatactcccGCTTTCACTGTCAACGCCACAATGACCGACTTCGTCCCCACAAGGCCTGGCAGTGAGCAAAACGTCTCAGCCAAGATAACAGGAAGGTGCGGATGTGAGCAGCCCCGCGTCGGCCTTGGAGGGAAGCGTGTTTGTTTACCAAAGAGGATTATATCCCGCAAGACGGCACCACTGCAGCCTAAGCAAAGGTAGCGGGCCCCTGGGGAGTGGCCCTCAGCTTCCAGGGCCGCCCCGCTACGCAGATGCGCAGCCTGCCTGCCAGGTGTACTGAATGGTAATTGGGTGGCGTGGAGAACAACCCAGAACCCTCCATCAGCACTCACACGGCAGCGAAGACAAACACAGTGGCAGGACCGTCGTGCAATGAATGTAACGTGATCACAAAACAAGACAGTACCCGAATTTTTACGCTTTATAATATGGGGAGTCCCTGAGCACTTTTTTACTTGTCAGTtcttcaacatttagtgcactTTAATTACATTTACCTAGAAACAAGAATTACAACTTTTTGCTATGtataatatttgaaaaattacTTACtacatgtaaatataaataatatgttTGCATGGAAACGATGTAAGCGATAAGTGGCTGCTGGTGATGGAGGACAACGT encodes:
- the si:ch73-173h19.3 gene encoding EGF-containing fibulin-like extracellular matrix protein 1, whose protein sequence is MFRICLCLSVVINSILSQEAEDPVSYTCTDGYEFEPQRQVCKDIDECAILPDACKGGMQCTNHFGGYLCLPPNAQIFVNNGEESHEQAAERVNSPPVPPRHRVYQNVVQNMHCNPGFVPDEQNFCRDVNECEVSNPCQHQCYNTMGSFLCICEPGYELASNMVSCHDIDECSLSSYTCQYQCVNQPGTYVCTCPEGYRGSRMCQDINECETGHECEDDQRCWNYNSGYRCYPRNPCHEPYVRTAENRCSCQSPTLCHGLPTSIVYKYMSVLSDRTVPADIFQIQATTFYTNAINTFRIKSGNEGREFFMRRTNNVSAMLVLTKPLTGPREHIVDLEMVTHNVMNYRSSSLLRLTIIVSPYSF